From the Harpia harpyja isolate bHarHar1 chromosome 22, bHarHar1 primary haplotype, whole genome shotgun sequence genome, the window AACTGGGGAGTCAGATGACAACTCTTTTGGCATAACTCCAAATCAAGGCTGAGCCTTGCATGGAATTAGGCTTTAACcaaaaaaggaagttttgtcTGTGCCCTGCTATTACCTGCTCAAATTCTGACTCCTCTGCTGGAATATGCTTCTTTCCCAAAGGAGCCCAGAAATCAAATTATACCAGTAAAATTGTTACTGTGCTCCTGATCTTTGTCAAGGGTATCAGGAGACACCCCAGGAGATAAGGGTATTTGCCTCTTGTCTTCTGTGCTGACCTCATGGTCTCTACTGACCACTTAGTTCTTACAAGGGCTTACATTGTCTGCCTGTTGCTATACTTCATAAGggatgcagaaattatttttttgccaaGTACCAATAATACTTTCATTCTGTGGAAATGTTACCTAATATTCTTTCCTTCTCAAAGCTTTCATGTGTGGAGCCACTATGGCAGTACATGATAAATAAATGGCTATGCCCACTCCAGTATCTTCCCACAAAGTTAGAtcaaacattaaaatgtattctttGGGTCCCATTCATAATACAAACAGATCAAATAGTAGGGTTTTTTgcctctttaaaaagaaaaatctctttgatCCTGGCTTAACAAAGTAAAAGGGTGAGGGAGGCTGCACAAAATAAGAAGGCATCCGTCAAAAAGTTGGAGCCCTtgccacagaaggaaaacaggaaagtgTGTGAATTCTGACAGGATAAATACAAGAGTACAGTAATTCAGgccaaaaacattttttatggAACAACCTgtaaaaggaataaaagaaatctaataataaataatttcccAAAAAGGAATCTTATCAGGAACCACTGAGCAAATAGATGATTGAGGTATATTAAAAGATTTGTTAAAGGAAGTAAAGTGACAACGGAAAGTATCAGTGAGTATTTGGTACAAATGCCCTCAAGGTTGTTATGCTGGGACTTTTCTTCAAGAGGAATGCGAGGGAAGATCATGCTCAAAATGAAGTGCCAAAGgggttagagaaaaaaaatgagcatttcattGTTAGACCAGGAGAAACATCTAAGCTGTCCTGAGATAAGAGGAGGAGGACTCTCGCATGGATAAATAGTTACAGGTAGTTTGGGATAATAGAAACCAAACATGACTGTAAGGAGGTTCAATAGCCTGATTATAGTGAGTGACTGAATGATAAACTGGCAGATGAAATGCCAGTTTCATGTATAATGTACAAAAATGTAAAGTTGCACACATGATGAAGAAAAATTCTAACATGCTGAAGTGCTGGATTGGCTGGCTGGACATTTTACTCTGATACAGTATGGCCTTTATGCCCCTGTATATTGCTGTTGCTATATGATAAATTcccaaacatttttctgtttggtcTAAAAATGCTTGACTTGGGAGGTTCAAAATACTTTCCAAATACATTTGTCTGCATCATCTGAGCATGACAGAACTCTACCTGTGCTCTGCAACAGGGAAGGCACCACCAGCAGGACAGAATCTCTTCTGAAACCCCTTACGCTGATAAATTGCATGAGCAGGTAGGGATCCAGCAAAGCAAGAGTGTAAAGAAACCCAGCAACTTAGCACTGGAAAGAGTAACCACTTGCGAGTTAATAAAACTATTAGCAGAACCTGGCCCAGTGTTAttaggaaaagaggagaaaattgaGAGCTGAAATTATAACAGTTTTCTAAAGCTTACTTAGAGTGGCTGCAATGGTCAGCTAAATCTAACATTTAGTGGGGAAATCTCTCAAGCCTGCCATATTTAGATACTACTGCTCTCAGCAGAGAAAACAGGCAATAGGGCTTTTGCAGTACTCTACCCAACAACACTAAAGCACAGCCTTTCCTGCAGAACACAATCTCAAATTTGAAATAGGGCAAAGTATGCCTCCCAGGCTTCTAGGAAGACAGCTTAACAAAGCCTACATCAGGAACAATATTCCAGAAGATATCCCCATTCACATCTCTTTAGAAGGCCTACCCTCCAGTATATCAGGCAGTGTCCCCAGTTTGCTGTCATCCACAGTCTTGCTAAGGCTGCGTTTCATCCCATTGTCCAAGTCACTGTTAGCAGTAAACACTAGCATGCactcaaaattttaaaaaactaagaAGCTAAAGAGGAATGAAAGTAGTAAAAAGGCAAGTGAGCAGTAAGAACAAGAAGAGCTAGGTACTTACAGAAGTAAATTCTGGGCTGATATCGAGTTTATGATGGCTGATCTCTTAACTTGTGACACAATTAGGCTCTAGGATTAGTTAGGGTTGTAGACATACTCCTGTCCTTTGAGAGTCCTGTTCATTACGGGCCACCACTCAATGTGTCAGCCTGTTTTCAATCCCATTCTCAATTTTTTAGTTGCCAGTGAATACTGTAAGAGATCTGAGGAGACTTCAGGTATGAACAGGCCCATTCTTGACAGTCGAACAATGGCATTCAGGCACCAgaaattttttgtaaaaaattttaTTAATCTCAAGAAATTCATTCTTATTACTTTCAGTATGAGACAAATCCatgctttttccttaaaaaaaattaaaaagtaactaAAACTTCttgactgaaatatttcaattatATTATTAAAATCTAAGATATTCAATAAGAACAAGTTACCCAAACAGTTAAAATCAGCCAAAATTAAGAGCAAATACAATGGCATTTCAAAAAATTACAAGTATCATTTTCTTTTGGCTGCACTGttgtttttgtaaagaaaaggaagaaagtgaaaaaggcCTCTCTATTATTCCAGATTTCCACAGGAATATGCATCTGCCTGAGATAAGAAATGCACTTTCACATTCCTCAGTTTTTCTTGGTTATTTCACTACATCAGTAATTAATATTATCTCTTCATTTTCAGATGTTATTGACTGAATTTTGCTCTCCATcagctgaaaggaaaataaaaacttccaTTAGTTTTATACATAAGGATAGGTTAGCCTCTAGTTATGCACAATTTGGAGAGTATTTCAAATTTTGTtgcatattttacagaaatatttcacttCTTTGTTTCTTAGCTGATAAGTTTTCCTTAGCTGGCCATAACAATGAAATTTCAGCAACTTTGTAGTGCTGACACATGATTTTTGACTGGCCCAGAGGTGGGCAGGGAGAACGTGTGCTTTTCTCCAACATACCGTCCAGATTACCACGAACCTTCTCAAACAAATTAATACAAAAAGATTAACTTTGCTAAGGTGTGAAAGTAGATGAGTACACATTGGCCTGAAGTTTAGCTAATTGAACAGACCATGAGAAACTACTGGACATAACATGAGAAATTGCTGGACAAGAAACGGGCGCAAGTAAGCTGCTGGTTGGTATTCTGATCTGACCACCTCAATCTGTGCCTGTCCTgatttcaactgggatagagtttattctgtgtttttgagtttggtatgagaagaatgttgataacacgctgatgttttcagttgttgcccagtagtgtttataccaagtcaaggatttttcagcttcggatgcccagccagcaagaaggctggaggggcacgagaagttgggaggggacacagccaggacagctgacccaaactggccaaaggggtattccagaccatgtgatgtcatgcccagtatataaactggggagagtgggagTGGGGGTGATCGCCactgggggactaactgggtgtcggtcagcgggtggtgagcaactgcattatgcatcacttgtatattctgatccttttattattactgctgtcattttattagtgttatcgttattatttttttcctttctgttctattaaactgttcttatctcagtccacaagttttattttgtttcctgattctctccccagtcccactgggtggggggaagtgagtgagcggctgcgtggtgcttagttgctggctggggttaaaccacaatgatAATACATTATGAAATCCTATCTTGCTTTCTATCCTGTCTAACTTGGTAGCAAACTTCATTGAAGCTGGACTAGTGGCTGAGTAGAAGACCTGCACCCGGAGAGACCTAAAGTGTGAGCTGGTGACCTGGTGGGGGGGACCCACAGTCTGGACACAGAGATCAGATGTGAGGAACTTGTGAATTTATGGTTATTGTGAATGCAGAGAGTGAGGGTGTATGCGTGTCTCACTGGCAAACTCCAGCCCTGCTCagacagagaggagcagcaggaCTGGGCTGTCTGTGACCCTATTTATATGACTGCTGTTGGTGTTGACGTAGTGCCAGCAAAAGTACCTGTGCTGGTCTTTGTGGCTGGCTGCATTAGTGTCCTCTGTGTGCGAGTGCCTCGTGTTGGGAAAACGCACAGCCTTTGCTGCTGTCTGGACCTACCAGTGGGAGCATCGCCCTGTTAAATGGGAGAAACACCCCCCTGTGTCTGGAAGAGCACTGCATTTGATTTCCCTTAACAAACTTGCCTGCTGATTTTCTCTTGTAATTCCTCAAAATATGACAAAGAGTTATCCTCTGTGTTAAGCTccttgtcatttaaaaaataccCACAATAGACCCTTGTATGTATTTCatgcatttaatataaaatagaaaGAGAACATACCTCTGGTTTTGTATCAGGCAGTCCACGAAATACTTGTGTTGGCTCTGGGATTTGTGGAAATGCTGCTTTCCAACAGCCAGTCCTGGAGATCAAAAGGGATGAAATAGAAAAGTGTGAGTGAAAAGGTTTTATCTGTACTAGAGAGACACCTCTACCTTATTTGTGTAAGAACTGCAGATGTTTCATACACCCACACAAAATAAACACGTAAGTTGTTTACCTTTTGCAGAACAAAATTGTGACGATTACCACTAAGAATGTCGCAACAGCTACCACAAGTAAAATCcatactgaagaagaaataatttcttcatttcctgaaagagaaacagtcataaattattattgttaatgAAGAGGAACAGATGCACAGCTGTGTCAGACATCTACTCTGGTGACTGACTGGTGAATGACAGTCTGAAAGTTTTCACTTGGTATAAAAAATCAGTTCTTTAATTTAACACCTTAGCAGTAATGTCTGCTGGGAGGGATTAACATTGAGCCTGTTTGTCCATCCCTTGTAGTAAGCAGGTACGCACTTCAGCTGCAAATATAtaactttttatatttatttccaatATTAGAGCATTAAGAGATTTATTaagtctcttcctcctcttctctgtaGCATGcagtgaaacaaaatatttgccaacCCTTTATAGATCTTTGTGTCCTTAGGTGCGCAGCAATGTGTGAGGTAGACAGGACACCGCTGGGGGAAGAGTAGCCCAAGGCATGGATTTGTTTTTACCAAACTCAACTGGTGCACTCCACTCTCCCCAGGCTGGGCTCACGAagcaggtgctgccagcagctctcaTTTTCAAGAGGTACTTCTTTCTTGTATTGGATCTTTGAAATGTGTGACTATTTGCCCATTcctaaaaacaaagcaaaactgagatgtttttctttgttacatACCTAGGTGTTGAAAACGTGGAAGTTCCTTTTACCAGTGAAACTTATACAAGGCTAGGACAACATTGCTTGTTAAAGTAGACTGCTGTTacaaggcaaaaaacccccatatgCATGTTTATTATGTATATAATATGTACATATCTGTGtatctcctttaaaaaataacCTGTCACTCAATAAACTTTTTGTTTAGAAGCTATTACTCTTTTAAACTATATCCTGTAATTTCTTACAATGTAGTCTGACCTATTGTTAACTTCCCTTGGCACATTGACAGAGGCAATAAAATAGAACTGTCTCACTTTGAGTAATTTGAGGAATAAACTGTTTGCATGCACCTCACCTTCCTCATTCTTTGCATTATGACTTTTCAGGAAAAGCATAACTTTTCCAGCCAAACCTGTAAAATAAGTAGAAGACTGCAGTACTTAGTGTTACTAGAATTTACTGAAACTCTCTTGCTCTTGGAGACTTTCAGGGTAGAGGTGGGATGTGCAAGCTGCACTGGTTAGAAGGAGGTGCAGCATACCTGGAGGACAGCCTCTATCCCAAAGGGCTTTAGTGGTCtttgtttttcataaacaaaattaaattcctaGGAGGTgttttctctgtgtctcttttctctgctgtcacTGATGTGTAACTTCAAATTCTGTTCCAAATATTTGAGGGGGAGAATGGACAAATAATGTAAAATGGAAGGATTTTCAAAATACTTACAGGATAGTAATATAGTTCTGCCCCTGAATGTATAATAAATTACATATGTCATGATGATTTAGCAGTTTAACACATTAATGAAATTTATAAATAAGGATCCCATAAAGCATAGGACATTGAACACATACTGATTTAAAGGCATTTGCATATTATTCACTTTTTACAAATGACTATGAAACTAACATATATTGCTGATTAGTAGAACAAGCAGACTTACTTGTATAGAAGTATATTTGGTTTTCCCCTCAGGATTATCCTGtaaattgagaaaaaaaccccttcattttTATGATTGCttgttttgtgtttaaataaTAAGTATTTTTTATCTACTGTCCCCCTTTTCTGCATTACTCTTTCTTATCTATTTGACAGTTTGTTCAGAAGAACTAGTAATTTATCTAACATCTATTGTCTAATATATAATTCATCTACAATGCCAAGTTTATTTAGTAACTAATTCTTCTAtggaaaagtatttattttccttaccACTAGAGttgagaaataaattttatttcatattggtGATTAAATTGCAACGCAAGCAAACCAGACCTGAATGAAAACTGTAACTTTATTCTTATacccaccaggaaaaaaaaagataaaaatctgtgaaataaacTTTTTAGTTTACCTCTAGTGTTTATATTTTACAATAGATGTCactatttttaattgcaaatactatataaatattgtttccttttccctcagATGAAAATATTCAGGACTGACATGGATTCACAGATATTTTAGGCTGCCATCCAACTACATTTTTGATAGACAGAATAAAATTCACTCATCTCTTCTGAATAGCCATAACGACTACCATGTAATGTAGTGACCACACACAGCTAATGACTGCAGACTGTATCATCTCCATTAGCCTGCcagttatgtatttttaaaattattttgcattctgtaatatccattttaaaccaaaatgaaattaatccaaACTTGTTTCATCAAACAACTGCATGCATGCTGATGTGGCACCTGAACATGAGTTtgcaaggcatgctgctatacGGGACAGCTTCTAGAATCTATAAACCAGCTAGCTTAAGCACAGAGATCAATCTAGGAGAAAGTGCAACAATATAGGTTCCCTTTTTTTGCGTTTATACTAAAATAATatataagaaatgaaaacaatgagGTCATAGAAGACTTCAGAAAGTAGAGTTCCAGAAGGACGGCTGGTCTTTTgcatattttggaagaaaagatgtATGAAAGGGCACTgcgtttaaaaaaaatgaaggggaaaatggGTATGATATTTAAAAGAGAGACTCCCTCCTGCAGGGGATGGCGGCACTAGCCTGCTGGCCTGACCTGATGGAGGTCTGTTGCTTGCCAGGGGCCAGGATCCAGGGTGCTGCGGAAGGACCGCCAGACTTGTCTGGCTATCGAACTATTACCCCTTCCTGCTCTTCTGTGTGGGCACCAGTGATATGGCCAGGGGTAGGCTGGATGGTTTCAtgtgtttgcagagcactggggAGATGGTGAAGGGCAGGAAGCCCAGATGGTGTCTCCTCAGACCTTCCAGTGAGAGGGAAAGGCTTGAACAGAACTGGATTCATCCAGCAGGTCTGGAGTCTGGTGGCACAGGCAGGGCTTTAGCTTCTACCACCTTGGGACCCTTTTTGAGAAACAGGGGCTACTGAGCAGGCATAGCATGCATCTCACCAAGTGGGGCGAGAGTGTCCTTGCAAACAGTCGTCCTTGGGCTCTACGTAAAGGAGTAGTTTGAATACATAGAGCTCTGTCTTGGGACAAATGATGAACCAGTAAGAGAGTTTGTGAGTAGGCATCAGAGGACAGACCAACACAGGTGGCAATGTAGTAGGTGTTTGTTCCAGATCTACTGATCAAGAAAAGGAAGCAGATGAGCCCTTTTCAGTCAGCTTGAGAAACGCTCACAGCCACAGGCCTTGGTACTCGAGGAAAACTGCCCTGGAGGGCAAAAAGTTGTTGGCTGATCTACAAGGACAGCCTCCTCAGAGCACAAGAATGGTCCATTCCGGTGTGCAGAAAACCGAGCAAGTGTGCCAGGTGAGCATGGCAGGACATGAAGCTTGAATGGGAGCTCAGAGACAAAAAGGAAGTATGCAGAATGTAGAAGAAGGGATTTGGGAGGAATCCAAAGACATCATCTGCACGTGCAGGAATGGagtcaggaaagccaaagctcgGCTGGAGTTGAGACCAGTGAGGGAGGTGAACACAAGAAAGGTTTTTATGAGTGCACTGGCAGCAAAAGTGAGATTAAGGAGAATGTAGGCCTGTTGCTCACTGAGTTGGCGGAAACTAATGACAAGGGCCATGGGAAAGGCTGAGGTATTTGGTGCCTTTTTAGCTCCATTTTCACTGGCAAGGTTTGCCTTCAGGTTTCCCAGATATCCTGATCTATAAAGCCTTAACTTAAAACGTAGCTGAAGAAGAAACCAAGAGTCTCAGCAAATTCAGTTTATCAGTGTCAGACATGCAAAAATGGGATTGAAATTATGTTACTCATGGAGTtaccctttttttgtttgctcccAAGGCAAGTAATTTCCGATTGTGAAAATTAAGTTTAAAGGCTGACCGTAATACAATATATGTTGTTCACAGTGTATTAGTAAAACCATACAAGTTTATACCTGGCAGTAGTAAAGCAATAAATTTTGCAATACAGTAACTGCTGGATCTTGACATAATTAGTAACATGAAAACTGCTaatgactattaaaaaaatgctagGCAATTCAGACTACGTGTGAATTGAATATTCTTTATAAACCGAATATTAGGCATATTAAAAGATGTTAAGAAGTATGTATTGCTTTACTGCAATGTACTTTTATTCCAACGTCACACAGATTTTTCTGCAAGCTTTCTTTGCTGCAACGGCCAAGGGATTCGGAGAagtatttcagtttcacagcGGTTAGTTGGGCTTGCAAGAAAACTCATCTATGAAATAGCAAGCCTGACCCAGGCTAAGAAGTTCCAAATAGCAGAAATCTAGGGAATGCCTTCCATCAGCCACTAAGTGGCCAAATCTGGTTGCGGTACAGGCAGGTTTTTCCTTTGTAGTCACTGCCTGCCACCCTGTGGTCATGTGACGCAATTCTGCCACAGCTACAGTGGTTTGGGTCTACTTTTGCAACAGAACACAGCAATCTCAGTCCTTCCTTATTGCTGCAAAAAGACTCGTAAAGCCAAGGTCTGAATTTGACCTTCAGTAGCTTAAATCATTCCCTCAGTAACCTGTGCTTATCCAcactgcctctctgttttctctcacatttattttccttttatttaacaTTATACAGCTTCAACTTTTGGACCAACTGGTATGTTGCTTATATATATCTGGATAAGCTATTTACATTTCATATGTAGAGAAATTTCATTCACCTCCATCAACTCATATTTGTTAAGTGGAAGCACATTTCTCTAgtcagcccagctctgccctttcACAGAGATGCAGTCACCACTGGAAGGACTCCAGTCCAGGACGGCTCCAACAGGTCTTAGTGAAAGAAGTGCCTTTTCTGAGTTTTGGCACAGCCAGAGCTGTGATATGTTCAAGTCTTGATTAACCATCCTTCTCCTCTTAGTCCCACACAGTCACAGTCATCCAGTGTATTTCCAGCAATATCTCACTCAGGGaacagggatttaaaaaaaatggggcaGTATGGCATAACATGGTGCTGAAAGGCAAAACCACAAAGGAGTACAGTGCTACGTATGAGGAAGGCTACACCATACAAGagagactgatttttcttttcacccaTATGTACTGCTAAATGCAAACATACGTATTAATGGTAGAGGTAGATAAAGAAATTCCTCTTACCTTATACTTTATGTtgatttcatatttaaaacagcTGTCTTTGTTAGAATGACTTATTTGGGGTTGTTGCCATTGAATTAtgcaataatttttaatttcatcacAGTTGACAGTGATATTTGATGGAGGCATGAGCTTTTCTGAAATGATATATCCAAGAattcaaataattaaaatctcTTGATCTCTTTTTACTTTGATAAAAGAGTGCAATTGCAAGCAACACCTCTATGAAGAAAGATAATAATTTGTATCTATTTTTCTTAGGAACTCTGTTAGAAATAATTGAAAGACAGAAGTTCTTTAAATCTTGTCCCCAGTATCAGAAAAAACAGGGACTAAGGCGGGGAACATTACTTAGGAGCATACAAAGATACAAGCCCCCTCTGTTTACTTTTCCAGGTGAATAAGGTAGAGTCCTGTCTTCTTTTTATAAGGACGTTTTTTACTGCAGAAGGACGAGCTGATGCTAACCCTAATGTAAGAAAGCCAAAGGTCACGTCTTTCTTCAAGCCTCCTCACACAATGCTGCTGTGACATGAAGGTGTTGCTTGCTTGGTGTTGTGAACTATGCAGTTTATCCCCCCCTCTCCTTCTAAAAAATTAGCCATACAAATTTAAGAAAGACACTTCAGTTTTAAGAATCTAGCCAACTTCTTCATATATCTCCCCTAATTTCACAGATATGAGAAAAAATGTGAGGACTTTTATATTTTGATCATCGCTGAGGACTTGATTATTGTAACAACGAAAGACAGCCACTCATGACAGAAAGGGTGCTAAAAGGCTGATAGAGGAAAGCTTAGTTTCAGCTAGACTACAACTTTACATCAATCTTTAGAGACAGGCCTGGGCTATTTGTGATGGGCTATTTGGTCAAAGAACAGTTGTCTTTCATCTGCCATGAGTGATATTACAGCTTAATTCCTTCTCCTTATAGATGAAGCCTCGTTTGTCCATTTTTTGGAGGCAATACCAAAAACAGCGGGACTTTGCCAAAAAGACTTTGCCACAGTAAAAGTAATTGCACAGGATGCTTCTCAGTAGAGTACCTCAGGGGTGCTTTTGTACACATACTGATGTCTTTAATCAAGGGTATGGTGTCAGTGTATGCCATCCCTACGGGCAATGAGAACCACAAACCAGTGCTCAGTCAACCTTCTCCTGAAAAAATCTCCTCTGTTGAAAGGTCTTTGGCCACCATTGAAAGGACAGCATGGGGAAGTACAATCATCTCTTAAAGTCCTTTGGACCTTGTTggagaaaaaactgaaaacagtaagGGTAGATTGCTAATAAATCTGAGGCAGGCTGCAGCTGTGGAGCTTTCTTGCTAAATTTCCCTCATTGCTCTTTTGCTTGAGGAACAGGTTTTCTTGAAGAGGTCACAGTCTCTTACTTTCAGCTCTAGGTGAGACAGGGTACTTGCTTCCTTCTCAGGGATAAATGCTCTACTACCTGCatgcaataatgaaaataatgcagaaagaaattatttacttacCAATTTTATACAGTTGAATGTACTCATCATAGAACTGGATCAGGCCATCTTTGCTAGACCCGTTCACCAGGAAGTAAGCTTTTTCAGGCTCTATCCTCACATTTTGGAACATACATCCTGTGTTTCTACCATTTTCATCTTTAATGTAACGCTCACATTCCATCACTTCACCAGGTCTGTATAT encodes:
- the LOC128135118 gene encoding granulocyte-macrophage colony-stimulating factor receptor subunit alpha-like isoform X2, encoding MKTEMTAPLTLIFITQWMLLITQLCVGWHCTDCMNGSAIENFSCVIYNISLMNCTWQPGRDAPGDTQYFLYWQNPLPGEVMECERYIKDENGRNTGCMFQNVRIEPEKAYFLVNGSSKDGLIQFYDEYIQLYKIEKLMPPSNITVNCDEIKNYCIIQWQQPQISHSNKDSCFKYEINIKYKDNPEGKTKYTSIQEWANSHTFQRSNTRKKYLLKMRAAGSTCFVSPAWGEWSAPVEFGKNKSMPWATLPPAVSCLPHTLLRT
- the LOC128135118 gene encoding granulocyte-macrophage colony-stimulating factor receptor subunit alpha-like isoform X1; amino-acid sequence: MKTEMTAPLTLIFITQWMLLITQLCVGWHCTDCMNGSAIENFSCVIYNISLMNCTWQPGRDAPGDTQYFLYWQNPLPGEVMECERYIKDENGRNTGCMFQNVRIEPEKAYFLVNGSSKDGLIQFYDEYIQLYKIEKLMPPSNITVNCDEIKNYCIIQWQQPQISHSNKDSCFKYEINIKYKDNPEGKTKYTSIQEWANSHTFQRSNTRKKYLLKMRAAGSTCFVSPAWGEWSAPVEFGNEEIISSSVWILLVVAVATFLVVIVTILFCKRTGCWKAAFPQIPEPTQVFRGLPDTKPELMESKIQSITSENEEIILITDVVK